A single region of the Gammaproteobacteria bacterium genome encodes:
- a CDS encoding alpha/beta fold hydrolase yields the protein MSNYQRGYVNGRFGQIHYHRAWPDAEGSGKTPLAFFHQNHKSAFEYDMLLREMGRDREALAFDTPGYGSSDGPPDVPTMADFAGSMADALDGLGFGAGGKGAVDVFGLHTGVLIATELALTRPDLVRRIVMSGVPYRSPERRREILESLPRDRKLTEDGAWIKDRWKVLVADRSKDVPLERAARVFAEAIRPLDKHWYAYDAVWNYPLEERLPQLPHPVAILQTHEPLLDETRLAHAELLPRAHYVEIPEVQVNILDLAWKQFAREMRLWLDKPAP from the coding sequence ATGTCGAACTATCAGCGCGGCTACGTGAATGGCCGCTTCGGACAGATTCACTACCACCGGGCCTGGCCGGATGCCGAAGGCAGCGGCAAGACGCCGCTGGCGTTCTTTCACCAGAACCACAAGTCGGCATTCGAATACGACATGCTGCTCAGGGAAATGGGCCGCGACAGGGAGGCGCTGGCCTTCGATACGCCCGGCTACGGCAGCTCGGACGGCCCTCCCGACGTGCCGACGATGGCAGACTTTGCCGGCTCGATGGCCGATGCGCTGGACGGCCTCGGCTTTGGCGCCGGCGGCAAGGGCGCGGTCGACGTGTTCGGCCTGCACACGGGGGTGCTGATCGCCACCGAACTGGCGCTGACGCGGCCGGACCTGGTGCGCCGTATCGTAATGAGCGGCGTTCCCTACCGTTCGCCGGAAAGGCGCAGGGAAATTCTCGAGTCGCTGCCCCGCGACCGGAAGCTGACCGAGGACGGAGCCTGGATCAAGGACCGCTGGAAGGTGCTCGTGGCCGACCGGTCGAAGGACGTGCCGCTGGAGCGTGCGGCGCGGGTCTTCGCGGAGGCTATTCGTCCACTGGACAAGCACTGGTATGCCTACGACGCCGTCTGGAATTATCCGCTGGAAGAGCGTCTGCCGCAGCTCCCTCACCCGGTCGCGATCCTGCAGACGCATGAACCTCTGCTCGACGAAACCCGTCTGGCGCATGCCGAGTTGCTGCCACGGGCGCATTACGTCGAGATTCCCGAAGTCCAGGTAAACATTCTGGACCTTGCCTGG